Proteins found in one Coffea eugenioides isolate CCC68of chromosome 5, Ceug_1.0, whole genome shotgun sequence genomic segment:
- the LOC113770213 gene encoding ER membrane protein complex subunit 8/9 homolog, producing MGGETKYEIHQNAYIKLVLHALKHKTSAVNGVLLGRLSGDDTVEIVDSVPLFHSQIGLLPPLEIALIMIEEYYNDKGLSIVGYFHANERFDDFELSNVAKNIGDHISKYFPGAALLLLDNKKLEALPKGKDGNPVMQLYTKDTSRSWKLVGSDRLTVKEPSANVILLDFISSKKWKDITDFDDHLDDISKDWLNSDLFN from the exons ATGGGCGGCGAGACGAAGTACGAGATCCATCAAAACGCTTACATAAAGCTGGTCCTCCACGCCCTAAAGCACAAGACCTCCGCCGTCAACGGAGTCCTCCTGGGCCGGCTCTCTGGCGATGACACCGTCGAAATCGTCGACTCAGTCCCTCTTTTCCATTCCCAGATCGGTCTTCTCCCTCCCCTGGAAATCGCTCTTATTATG ATCGAAGAGTATTATAACGATAAAGGGTTGAGCATTGTGGGCTATTTTCATGCGAACGAAAGATTTGATGATTTTGAGCTAAGCAATGTGGCGAAGAATATTGGTGATCACATTAGCAAATATTTTCCTGGAGCTGCTTTGCTTTTG CTGGATAACAAAAAGCTTGAAGCTCTGCCGAAAGGGAAAGATGGGAATCCTGTGATGCAG CTTTACACAAAGGATACATCTAGGAGTTGGAAGCTAGTTGGATCAGATAGGCTGACTGTCAAGGAGCCTTCAGCCAATGTGATCCTTTTGGATTTTATATCATCTAAGAAATGGAAGGATATCACAGATTTCGATGACCACCTTGATGATATTAGCAA GGACTGGCTAAACTCAGACCTTTTCAACTAA
- the LOC113771982 gene encoding lipid transfer-like protein VAS, with the protein MKLVPRYCSIALVFILSFSSRVEEIRAQDQSCIQRLQPCMDYLNGNRDPPSSCCDPLKVVIRSEPECLCSMISIRGANQAERAGINITQAQQLPGRCGVHINPLGCILGAPTSSSASFSFRVPSMAAVAGSWMMVSIIFSTL; encoded by the exons ATGAAACTCGTGCCCAGGTACTGCAGTATAGCCTTGGTGTTCATCTTGTCTTTCTCCTCGAGGGTGGAGGAAATCCGTGCTCAAGACCAATCTTGCATACAACGACTTCAGCCTTGCATGGACTACCTGAATGGGAACAGGGATCCACCTAGCAGTTGTTGCGACCCCCTAAAAGTTGTAATCAGATCAGAGCCGGAATGCCTGTGTAGTATGATCAGCATCAGGGGAGCTAATCAAGCTGAGAGGGCTGGAATTAACATAACTCAGGCTCAACAATTGCCCGGCAGGTGTGGGGTGCATATTAATCCTCTTGGCTGCATTCTTG GTGCTCCCACTTCAAGTTCTGCTAGCTTCTCATTCCGGGTTCCAAGCATGGCTGCGGTTGCTGGTTCATGGATGATGGTATCAATTATCTTTAGCACGTTGTAA